Proteins co-encoded in one Anguilla anguilla isolate fAngAng1 chromosome 16, fAngAng1.pri, whole genome shotgun sequence genomic window:
- the LOC118214753 gene encoding BTB/POZ domain-containing protein kctd15 isoform X1, whose protein sequence is MFETEGRSMSRLSLTRSPVSPLAAQGIPLPAQLTKSNAPVHIDVGGHMYTSSLATLTKYPDSRISRLFNGTEPIVLDSLKQHYFIDRDGEIFRYILSFLRTCKLLLPDDFKDFHLLYEEARYYQLTPMIKELERWKQEKEQRKLAQPCDCLVVRVTPDLGERIALSGEKVLIEEIFPETGDVMCNSVNAGWNQDPTHVIRFPLNGYCRLNSVQAGVERRCGDAGEEVWQPPSQMQPHLPRSVNPGGSAITTVSHQRKGARRALTAERPFPGQ, encoded by the exons ATGTTTGAAACG GAAGGAAGAAGCATGTCACGACTGTCGCTGACCCGGTCTCCAGTCTCTCCTCTGGCCGCTCAGGGAATCCCTCTACCGGCTCAGCTGACAAAATCAAATGCTCCGGTTCACATTGACGTTGGAGGGCACATGTATACCAGCAGCTTGGCGACTCTCACCAAATACCCAGACTCAAG AATCAGCCGTCTGTTCAACGGTACGGAGCCCATCGTGTTGGACAGCTTGAAGCAGCACTACTTCATCGATCGGGATGGAGAGATATTCCGTTACATTCTCAGCTTCCTCCGGACCTGCAAACTGCTCCTTCCTGATGACTTCAAG GACTTCCACCTGCTCTACGAGGAGGCGCGGTACTACCAGCTGACGCCCATGATCAAGGAGCTGGAGCGCTGGAagcaggagaaggagcagcGGAAGCTGGCGCAGCCCTGCGACTGCCTGGTGGTGCGGGTCACGCCCGACCTGGGCGAGAGGATCGCCTTGAGCGGGGAGAAGGTGCTGATCGAGGAGATCTTCCCGGAGACCGGGGACGTCATGTGCAACTCGGTCAATGCCGGCTGGAACCAGGACCCCACGCATGTCATCCGCTTCCCCCTCAACGGCTACTGCAGGCTCAACTCCGTGCAG GCAGGTGTGGAGAGGAGGTGTGGTGATGCAGGGGAAGAAGTGTGGCAGCCCCCTTCTCAGATGCAGCCGCATCTCCCCAGAAGTGTCAATCCTGGAGGCTCTGCGATCACCACCGTCTCACACCAAAGAAAAGGAGCCCGGCGCGCTCTCACAGCCGAGAGGCCATTCCCAGGGCAGTAA
- the LOC118214753 gene encoding BTB/POZ domain-containing protein kctd15 isoform X2 has translation MFKEGRSMSRLSLTRSPVSPLAAQGIPLPAQLTKSNAPVHIDVGGHMYTSSLATLTKYPDSRISRLFNGTEPIVLDSLKQHYFIDRDGEIFRYILSFLRTCKLLLPDDFKDFHLLYEEARYYQLTPMIKELERWKQEKEQRKLAQPCDCLVVRVTPDLGERIALSGEKVLIEEIFPETGDVMCNSVNAGWNQDPTHVIRFPLNGYCRLNSVQAGVERRCGDAGEEVWQPPSQMQPHLPRSVNPGGSAITTVSHQRKGARRALTAERPFPGQ, from the exons ATGTTCAAG GAAGGAAGAAGCATGTCACGACTGTCGCTGACCCGGTCTCCAGTCTCTCCTCTGGCCGCTCAGGGAATCCCTCTACCGGCTCAGCTGACAAAATCAAATGCTCCGGTTCACATTGACGTTGGAGGGCACATGTATACCAGCAGCTTGGCGACTCTCACCAAATACCCAGACTCAAG AATCAGCCGTCTGTTCAACGGTACGGAGCCCATCGTGTTGGACAGCTTGAAGCAGCACTACTTCATCGATCGGGATGGAGAGATATTCCGTTACATTCTCAGCTTCCTCCGGACCTGCAAACTGCTCCTTCCTGATGACTTCAAG GACTTCCACCTGCTCTACGAGGAGGCGCGGTACTACCAGCTGACGCCCATGATCAAGGAGCTGGAGCGCTGGAagcaggagaaggagcagcGGAAGCTGGCGCAGCCCTGCGACTGCCTGGTGGTGCGGGTCACGCCCGACCTGGGCGAGAGGATCGCCTTGAGCGGGGAGAAGGTGCTGATCGAGGAGATCTTCCCGGAGACCGGGGACGTCATGTGCAACTCGGTCAATGCCGGCTGGAACCAGGACCCCACGCATGTCATCCGCTTCCCCCTCAACGGCTACTGCAGGCTCAACTCCGTGCAG GCAGGTGTGGAGAGGAGGTGTGGTGATGCAGGGGAAGAAGTGTGGCAGCCCCCTTCTCAGATGCAGCCGCATCTCCCCAGAAGTGTCAATCCTGGAGGCTCTGCGATCACCACCGTCTCACACCAAAGAAAAGGAGCCCGGCGCGCTCTCACAGCCGAGAGGCCATTCCCAGGGCAGTAA
- the LOC118214753 gene encoding BTB/POZ domain-containing protein kctd15 isoform X3, producing the protein MFETEGRSMSRLSLTRSPVSPLAAQGIPLPAQLTKSNAPVHIDVGGHMYTSSLATLTKYPDSRISRLFNGTEPIVLDSLKQHYFIDRDGEIFRYILSFLRTCKLLLPDDFKDFHLLYEEARYYQLTPMIKELERWKQEKEQRKLAQPCDCLVVRVTPDLGERIALSGEKVLIEEIFPETGDVMCNSVNAGWNQDPTHVIRFPLNGYCRLNSVQVLERLFLKGFSVAASCGGGVDSSQFSEYVLCREDRRCQPINTPIRIKQEPLD; encoded by the exons ATGTTTGAAACG GAAGGAAGAAGCATGTCACGACTGTCGCTGACCCGGTCTCCAGTCTCTCCTCTGGCCGCTCAGGGAATCCCTCTACCGGCTCAGCTGACAAAATCAAATGCTCCGGTTCACATTGACGTTGGAGGGCACATGTATACCAGCAGCTTGGCGACTCTCACCAAATACCCAGACTCAAG AATCAGCCGTCTGTTCAACGGTACGGAGCCCATCGTGTTGGACAGCTTGAAGCAGCACTACTTCATCGATCGGGATGGAGAGATATTCCGTTACATTCTCAGCTTCCTCCGGACCTGCAAACTGCTCCTTCCTGATGACTTCAAG GACTTCCACCTGCTCTACGAGGAGGCGCGGTACTACCAGCTGACGCCCATGATCAAGGAGCTGGAGCGCTGGAagcaggagaaggagcagcGGAAGCTGGCGCAGCCCTGCGACTGCCTGGTGGTGCGGGTCACGCCCGACCTGGGCGAGAGGATCGCCTTGAGCGGGGAGAAGGTGCTGATCGAGGAGATCTTCCCGGAGACCGGGGACGTCATGTGCAACTCGGTCAATGCCGGCTGGAACCAGGACCCCACGCATGTCATCCGCTTCCCCCTCAACGGCTACTGCAGGCTCAACTCCGTGCAG GTCCTGGAGCGGCTCTTCCTGAAAGGCTTCAGCGTGGCGGCGTCGTGCGGTGGCGGCGTGGACTCCTCCCAGTTCAGCGAGTACGTCCTGTGTCGCGAGGACCGACGGTGTCAGCCCATCAACACCCCTATCAGGATAAAGCAGGAGCCCCTGGActag